The DNA window TACATACAAGAGCATGCAGATGGCTAGAATCTTGAGCATATAATGGTAAGATGGGGAGACTCTTTAGCGGCAGTTTCCTCTTTTCAAGGTGCAGTatgcaaacgtgctggagaaactcagcaggttgagcagcatctataggaaataaagggtgaccaacgttttgggcctgagctcttcatcaaggtatgagcaagaagcaggcaggcatcatacctgtgtgacctgttgagtttctccagcacctttctaAATTGCCCTCAACactggcgtctgcagactttcagacTCCTCTTTTCAAGGTGCCTGCCGACATGACATGGTGATGGTCATGGCTTTACTTGCAGCTTTCGCTGGCTGCCTGTCTCTCAGCTCACAACCATGCTGCCTGGCATTCTCGTCGTTCAGGTGCGAGACGTCAGTGGAACCGGTCACCATATGAACCACGTGGACCTTATTCACCCCCTTCTTGCTCAGCAGGCAGCTAAACACTTTCTTGAAGCCTTTCCTGAAGTGTTTGGAAACCAGAGCGTAGACAATGGGGTTGAGGCAGGAGTTGGCATAGGCCATGCAGTGCGACAGTAGCCTGAAGGCGAAGGTGGCCTGGTTGAAGGGAAAGTGTCCATAGTGGAAGCAGAGAATCAGCACGTGGTGAGGGAGCCAACAAAGGCAGAACAACACAGTCACAATTATAATCATCTTGGTTACTTTTCTCTTGGCCTTCTTAGATTCAGATATGTCTTCTATTGGGTCCACTGCGGTCCACAGATACTTGATGGTCCTTGCATAAGATAAACTGATAATTGCCACGGGGACAATATATCCAAATATGAAAGTGGACATGTCCATCATCTTCCTCCTTGGCTCTTGCCATGCAGGCATGCAGATGTAAAACCATTCATAAGGAATAAGGTCAAAGTAGCTCAGGTAGGGGCCAGCAAAGATGATAGAAAGTCCCCATATAATGACCATGACTGTGATGGCATTACACGGAGTCCGGAGTTCCCGGGACCGCAGGGGATATCGGATGGCCAGGTATCTGCATGGttaagaaaagaaaatcaaatgaAGGATAAAACAGAATGAAGGAGTTAAAAGTCCTGGTCAGAAGCCATGCACAGGTGTAAGTTCCTATTCTTTCCTGTTTATTATATTTTGGCTACATCAAGTAAGAATTGCAGTGCATTATACATTATTCTTATACATgagaataatctctctctcttccattttctctcTAAATTTCcatggatttcatcttcattctGAGCAGCATCCAACCAGACAACATTCACATCAACTTCCCTGCTTTCAATTTAATCCCCTTTGTCCCCCCCAGCTCCTTCCCTCCTTttcccagagccaaaatcaattctcacctctcttcttATCACATACATTTAATAACTTTTGTTAGACTGGGCTCAGTCTTCATTCTTTTTTCAGATCCCTTCCTGTTTTTGGCTtatgtcttgaggaagggctcagacctgaaacgctGGTAAAACTCGTCCCTTGGGACGCTGCGAGGCtgacttgagttcctccagcatttctgtgtgttttaaccCATGAAGATGCTGATTTACTGCGGGGAAACGTAATGGGAGAGGGGCCGCCAATGGGTGCAGATCAAATTCCCCTTCAGTTGTATTTGAGTGCAAGATTAAAAAGTTTAAATGAGTTGGATTATGAGCGAGACATAAAGAAAAAGAAGTGGCGccaattccccccccacccctcccccggcCTCCAATACAATGGATTGACAGAGTAGCAGAAGTCGCGTATTCTACGCGCCCTGCGCTAAATGCCTGCAAACTATCAATTCGGATTCAGTGATTTTGCACTTGCTTCATTACTAGACTGTCCATACTGCCTTCAACTTTCAGGAACGACTGGGTGTTCAAGGTTAGCAATTTTAGCCAGTTATCACCTTTAATCGAGGTTATTATTTTTAACAAAGTTATCAGTGggagtggttttttttaaaggacATGACTATTATTCAGCAGGAGTCTCACCTGTTGCGATACATTTAGAGGAGCCGCCTTTTCAGTAGTGTGGTGTCCACATAGTGGGGTGATTGTATCGGCGGCTCTGTTACACcgtggggttggtggggggggaactATTCTCCTCCACCTGACCGACGCCCAGAACTTCTGGGGGCTTTCCTTGAGCTCCCTCCTTCAGTCTGAAATGTCTCAAACTTAATGGTGACAGAGAGGGAAATGCGCTGGGGCCGCTGGGCCCTCGCATGAAACAGACCTTTCCAACAAATTTGCTCATTCTAAATCTAGAAAATgtaacttttaaaattgtaattttgttacttttgacCTTTGCAATTGTAAGTAACACTATTACTGAAACGTCAGACATATTTGGACGGATTATCTGGCTGCATTGCAAATGAAAATAGTTAATTACTTCACTAGGCGATTAAACCATTTATGGTttaatatttatgtatattttttcttaatttaaggCCCCGCGCTAGCCCGAAAAGACCGTGTGGCCGGTCGCTCAATTACTGACTCACCAGTCATTGgcgccttttttatgtgctcgctcCCCCTTAACGTTAAAACCGGGCTACGCCCCTGTCGCCACATCTCGATAATCGACTCTCTGAGGACAATCACCCCGCTGAGAGAGGGGGTCTGGTCCAGAGAACGAGAGGCGAACCGTCTTGTGGGTTAGTGGGCAGACATCGAAACGGCCAGCGGGATACAGGGAAACACGAAGTACAAGGTAAGTTACTATTGCAGGCAGCAGTTGGCCACCCTGGTGATATGGTTCCTCCATGGTTATAtctatggagctggcccgcccacggaTGATTCATAccttatgactcctcccccatggtcctaggccataaaggtctaGCCACTTTTCCCTTGCTGCCCTTCCTATCCTGCAAGGTTGTTGTGTATTAAAGCCTCTCGTTTCCTCaacttgtctctgtggttactggtagtaccCTACAGCCCGTAGCACCTGCTCCACTATTTATTGATATCATGTCTGATCTGATATCAATAAATTGT is part of the Narcine bancroftii isolate sNarBan1 chromosome 12, sNarBan1.hap1, whole genome shotgun sequence genome and encodes:
- the galr2b gene encoding galanin receptor 2b; translated protein: MTDDDDSIMAGHWNTSENYPLNPASIIVPIVFSLIFLLGTIGNSLVLAVLFRNGQMGHNTTNLFILNLSVADFFFIIFCVPFQATIYTLEGWVFGSFMCKAVHFFIYLAMYASSFTLAAVSVDRYLAIRYPLRSRELRTPCNAITVMVIIWGLSIIFAGPYLSYFDLIPYEWFYICMPAWQEPRRKMMDMSTFIFGYIVPVAIISLSYARTIKYLWTAVDPIEDISESKKAKRKVTKMIIIVTVLFCLCWLPHHVLILCFHYGHFPFNQATFAFRLLSHCMAYANSCLNPIVYALVSKHFRKGFKKVFSCLLSKKGVNKVHVVHMVTGSTDVSHLNDENARQHGCELRDRQPAKAASKAMTITMSCRQAP